A window of the Desulfobacula toluolica Tol2 genome harbors these coding sequences:
- a CDS encoding SIS domain-containing protein: protein MIFNKYNPYNWLKKLNTTIMSSQCRLGKASVDLEYGCCAAGKIINNIIEKDASIWWVGNGGSAAICSHLSQDLLNKLGAKSFYTGDAALMTCISNDFGYKNVYLHPLEKLVKPDDLLIAISSSGNSENIYLCADMALEKGLGLITLSGFTDDNKLWNMESNLSFFVPAYLFGIVELSHEAILHGIIESLWLEKKI, encoded by the coding sequence TTGATTTTTAATAAATATAATCCATATAACTGGCTGAAAAAATTAAATACAACGATTATGTCTTCACAATGTAGACTGGGCAAAGCATCAGTTGATCTGGAATATGGATGCTGTGCTGCCGGCAAGATAATTAACAATATCATTGAGAAAGATGCAAGCATCTGGTGGGTTGGAAATGGGGGAAGTGCGGCAATCTGTTCCCACCTGTCCCAGGATCTGCTGAACAAACTTGGGGCAAAATCTTTTTATACTGGTGATGCAGCTTTGATGACATGTATATCAAATGATTTTGGTTATAAAAATGTTTATCTCCATCCCCTTGAGAAGCTTGTGAAGCCAGATGATCTTTTAATTGCCATTTCAAGTTCAGGTAATTCGGAGAATATTTACTTGTGTGCTGATATGGCATTGGAAAAAGGTTTGGGTCTTATTACCCTGAGCGGTTTTACGGATGACAACAAACTTTGGAATATGGAAAGCAATCTATCTTTTTTTGTACCGGCATATCTTTTTGGTATCGTAGAATTAAGCCATGAGGCAATTCTTCACGGAATCATAGAATCCCTGTGGCTTGAAAAAAAGATTTAA